The genomic DNA GGCGAGGCGCTGGACCCGGACCAGATGGCCGGTCACCGGCGAGGCGAGGAGCCGGGCGAACGCCCGGGCCTCGAGCCGGGCAGCGTGCTCCGCCGACACGTCGAGTCCGTCGAGGATCGTCTCGAGGATCGCGGGAGGCGCCGGGTAATGGCCGCCGGTGCGGCCGTTGATCACCGCTGCCGAAGAGGCCGCGAGGAAATCGCGCTCCTCCGGTGCGAGCACGACCCGCCCTGCCATCCGCCGCCGCCGGGCTGTCAGCGCGGCGTCGTCACGAAGCCGCTCGACGAGGCGACGGGCGGTGGCGAGGGCGAGCTCCGGAGCCACGCAGGCGTCGACCAGACCGAGCCGGGCGGCGGCGGCGCCGTCGATCGGTTCCCCGGCGGCGATCAGCTCCAGTGCAGCACCCGGTCCGACGAGGCGCGGCAGCAATGCGGTGCCACCCCAGCCGGGCATGAGGCCGAGCTTGACCTCGGGAAACCCGAGCACCGTGTGAGAGGCGTCGGTCGCCACCCTGGTGTCACAGGCCAGGGCGAGTTCCAGCCCCCCGCCGAGGCAGGCGCCATCGATCGCCGCAACGCTCGGCCATGGGCGGCTGGCGAGGCGGGCGAACAGGGTGCGCGCCGACTCGCAGAGCCACTCGATGTCGGCGCTGGCGGCCTGGACGAGCACCTCGAGCCGGCCGATGTCGGCTCCGCTGACGAACGAACCCGGCCGCGCCGAGGCGATGATCAGCCCCGTCGGTGGCGGTCCGGCGTCGAGTTGATCGAGGATCGCCTCGAGGTCGAAGAGGACCGACTGCGTGATGACGTTGTGGGCCCGGCCCGGGACGAGCACCGTGACGGTCACGATGCCGTCGGCACCGCGGTCGGCCCGCAGCGTCTCGAACACCCACGCCTCCGGGTCGTCGGCCGCACCCTGGGCGCCGTCCGCGTCGCGCTGCTGGGGGGACGGCCGGTCGGTCATGAGGAAGGCCCGTGAAAACCGCGAACCGTCGGCCACGCTGCTTGCCTGCCAGTCAAAAACCTGTAGTGTATCGGGTTTCCGTTCGCTCGCCGGCCCGCGGGACGGGGCTCCAATTCCGGACCCTGGCGTGCGGTGGGCGAGCGCGGCAGACCTGGACGCGACGCGGACACGACGGCCGGAACGGGACGACACGGTGGTGACGGAGCGACACATGGCTGGCGAGCGGTCGGAGGCTGCGATCGGCTCCGGGCGGGGCCCGTGGGGTGCTGCCCGACCGGAACGCAACGCGGTCTTCGGGCCGAACCGGTGGGGCCGTGGCCTGGCGGCATTTTCCGAGCGGTCACTCCCCGCGCAGGTGCGCTGGGCGCGGCTGGCGATGGTGTGGTTGGGCCTGGTCGGTCTGATCGTCGTCGGACGCTTGCTCCAGCCCGCCTACAACGTCACACCGCTGACGGCAGTGGCGCTGGTCGCCGGTGCGGTGTTTCCCAGCGCGATCCTCGCGGCGACCATCCCAGTCGCCGGTCTCGCGCTTGGCAACCTCATCCAGCCGGGGTATGGCAGCCTCGCGATGGCGACGATCGTGTTCGCGGCCTGTGCCGCCCCGGTGTCGCTGCGGTCGTGGGTCCGATCCGGCCGAGCACTGCGAATCGTGGCGGGAGGCCTCGCCGGTGCGGTGACGTTCTTCGTCGTCACCAACGTGGCATACTGGTGGCTTTCGAACGATTACCCGCATACGATCCAGGGGCTTGGCGCGTGCTTCGTGAACGCCTTGCCGTTCTTTCGCTGGCAGCCGGTCGGGGACGTTGTCTGGAGCCTCGGGCTGGTTTCGTTGACGGCAGCGATCGGTCACCGGATCGGTGCGCCAGTGACTGCCGGTGGCGAGAGCGCGGCGTTGTCGATCGAGCGCGTTGAATGATCTGCGGTCGATCGGTGGAGTCAAGCGGCATCTGAATTCGCGGGAATGGCGGAATTGGCAGACGCGCCAGGTTGAGGGCCTGGTGGTAGTAATACCGTGCAGGTTCAAGTCCTGTTTCCCGCACTGACAGCTTGTGACAGCGACGGCCCGCAGGCCGGCCCCCAGGCCAGGCCATCCACCCAGCGGCCTTTCTGGGTGGTTTCCCCGGCAGCGACCCCGATCCCCGTGGTGGTGTGACGCCGGTGACGCGCGGCCGAGACGTTTTTTCCCCTGCCCCGCGCGGTGCCTCTCCAGCAGGGGCGTCGAAAGGTCCGGCGTGGCGGAGGTTCTCCGAAGGTTGAGCCGATGACCGGCGATTCTCCAGAACGATCCAGCGACGACGCCGCGGACGTGGGCCGTGGACCGATCGACGAGCCAACGCCCCCCACCGCCGGCGACGCCCCGGCGGGAGGCGACGATTCGGCCGACGCTGCGGCAACGCGACGGCGGATCGCGATCGGGACGCAGCGTCGCGGCGTGCCGCCCCCGCGGCTGCCGCCACGGCATCAATTCGTGACCTCGCCGGCGCAACCGCGGGCCACCGATGCGGCCCCTGGCGCTGCGCCGGTGGAGGCCGCGGCTGGCCCCGCGACGCCCCTTGCCGAAGGCGGCCCGGCGGTTCCTGATGCGCCGGCGTCCGGTGCGGGTGAGGTCGGGGCCGGCGGCGCTGGAGAACCGGCCGTCCGCGGACCGGCTCCCGGCGGCCGCGGCGAGCCCCGCCCCGGAGGCGGGCGCCCGCGCCGCCCGCAGCGCGAGCCATCGGCGTTCGACATCCAGCGCCCCATGAAGCGTGTCGCACCGCCGAGCCTCCGCGGGCCACTCGAAGACGACCTCGAAGCCGACTTCGCCGCCGCGATGGAGGGGATCGCGGTCGACGACGTCCTCGCCAAGGCTCCGGCCGACAAGGTCGAGGCGCCGCTCGAGCCGGGCACACGGGTCTCTGGAACGGTCGTCAGCTTCGGTCCCGACACGGCGTTTCTCGACCTCGGCGGACGGCGGCAGGGGGCGCTCAAGCTCGCCGGCATCGAACCGGTGCCCGAGGTGGGGGCCGTGCTCGAGCTCTCGGTCGGCGGCCGCAACGAGGAAGACGGGCTCTACGACGTCGCCCCCGCCAACCGTGCCGTCGCCGTCGAGGATTGGTCGCAACTCGAGGCGGGGATGGTCGTGGCCGCGCGCGTCACCGGCGCCAACAAGGGAGGCCTGGAGTGCGACGTCGCCGGGCTCCGGGGGTTCATGCCGGCGAGCCTGGTGAGCACTTGGCGGATCGAAAACCTCGAGGAGCTCGTCGGCCAGACACTCGAGTCGCTCGTCACCGAGATCGTCCCCGCCGCCCGGCGCCTCGTCCTTTCCCGCCGGGCGGTGATCGAGCGGCAGGCCGCCGACGCGCGGACGAAACTCCTCGAGAGCCTCGCGGTCGGTGACGTCCGCGAGGGAGTCGTGCGCAGCGTCCGCGATTTCGGCGCCTTCGTCGACATCGGCGACGGCGTCGACGGGCTGGTCCACGTCAGCCAGATGTCGTGGGACCGGGTCGCGAAGCCGGAGGATTTCCTCCAGCCCGGCCAGAAGGTCCGCGTCGTCGTCAAGAAGATCGACGCCCAGACGGGCAAGATCGGCCTCTCGATCCGCGAGACGGCCGAGAGCCCTTGGAAGACGGCGGCGGAGCGGTTTCCGATCGGGTCCACGGTGCGCGGCGCCGTGACGCGGATCGCCCAGTTCGGGGCGTTCGTGCGGCTCGCGCCGGGGATCGAGGGCTTGGTGCACGTCTCCGAGTTGGCCCACCGGCATGTCCGCAGTGTCGGCGACGTGGTCAAGGAGGGGGAGACGGTCGAATGCCGGGTGATGGCAGTCGATCCCGACGAGCAGCGCCTGTCGCTGTCGATCAAGGCGCTCGCGGCCCTGGCCCAGCCGGCTACGGCAGCGGCCGCCGACGAGCCGGAGGTCGAGGAAGAACCGCCCCCACCGCCGGTGAAGCAGTCGAACAAACCGCTCAAGGGGGGACTCGGCGGCGGCTCGGCCGGGGATCGCTTCGGTCTGCAGTAGTGAGCGGCGGTGAGTCGTAACGCGACCGTTGCGCGTGGCTGAGCGGCTACGGCTTGCTTCGCTTGCTCGACGAGCGACGATCGAAATCCGTTCCTGCGAGTCAGCGGTCCGAATGACGGAGTCCGGCAAGCTCCGGGACCCCGGCCGCGAACGACTCGGCCGTGACGAACACCGCCTCCCCCGCGGTCGGATGGGCGGCCTGAAACTCGTCCACCGCGCGACGCGCCCGCTCGCCGACCGTGTCCCAGGTCACCTGCACTGGCGTCGGCATCCCCCGGTGCTCGACGACGAAGTCGATCTCGCCGTCACCGCGCCAGTACCACACTTCGCCGAAGCGGCGGCGCAACAGCAGGAACACCGCGCACTCGAGCTGCTTGCCACGGTCGTGGCCGGCCGTCGTGATCGACGCGCGCCGCAGACCCGTGTCGACAGGGTAGTACTTCCTGTTCCGCACGAGCCGCTTCCTCTCCGACCAGGCGAAGTACGGGCATCCCAGCGCGAGGTACGCGTTCTCCGTGGCGTCCGCGTACAGCGCGGTCGTATCGACGGACATGCCGAGGGCGGCGGCCAGGCGGCGCAGGCTCGTCTCCGCGCCGGCCGATTCGAAGAGCATCTGCACCAGCCGCCTGAGCGGCATGCTCGACCGTGCCCCGACGCGCTCGCGGATGTCGCGCTCGACGATGTCGTGGAAATAGCCATGGAGCAGCCGGTCGTGGTCGGGTGACGAGACCGTGGCGGGAAACCCCCCGGCAGCGAGATAATCTT from Planctomycetota bacterium includes the following:
- a CDS encoding S1 RNA-binding domain-containing protein; translation: MKRVAPPSLRGPLEDDLEADFAAAMEGIAVDDVLAKAPADKVEAPLEPGTRVSGTVVSFGPDTAFLDLGGRRQGALKLAGIEPVPEVGAVLELSVGGRNEEDGLYDVAPANRAVAVEDWSQLEAGMVVAARVTGANKGGLECDVAGLRGFMPASLVSTWRIENLEELVGQTLESLVTEIVPAARRLVLSRRAVIERQAADARTKLLESLAVGDVREGVVRSVRDFGAFVDIGDGVDGLVHVSQMSWDRVAKPEDFLQPGQKVRVVVKKIDAQTGKIGLSIRETAESPWKTAAERFPIGSTVRGAVTRIAQFGAFVRLAPGIEGLVHVSELAHRHVRSVGDVVKEGETVECRVMAVDPDEQRLSLSIKALAALAQPATAAAADEPEVEEEPPPPPVKQSNKPLKGGLGGGSAGDRFGLQ
- a CDS encoding ATP-binding protein is translated as MSTKLDTMDKAALLSIAADWSHWDSPPKPTVPRSIELPRELVPGVALVIQGVRRCGKSTLLEQLMERYGLDRSKCLFINFEDPRLTQTLDHTLLDGLVGAFEDDRGHGCTYLLDEVQWVEGWQRWLRAQLDRARHRRFVVTGSNAGLLAGEIGSSLTGRHHTVELFPFDLGEYRAVKPGATVEDYLAAGGFPATVSSPDHDRLLHGYFHDIVERDIRERVGARSSMPLRRLVQMLFESAGAETSLRRLAAALGMSVDTTALYADATENAYLALGCPYFAWSERKRLVRNRKYYPVDTGLRRASITTAGHDRGKQLECAVFLLLRRRFGEVWYWRGDGEIDFVVEHRGMPTPVQVTWDTVGERARRAVDEFQAAHPTAGEAVFVTAESFAAGVPELAGLRHSDR